The sequence below is a genomic window from Pecten maximus chromosome 14, xPecMax1.1, whole genome shotgun sequence.
aaaatatccactttgagccctgtaGAAGATGTAGAATACATAGTAAGTTTTCAATGCCATTTCACATTCTTCATTTATGTTATATCACTTCTAAGGGATTCTAACTTGTCTCAAAGACTGCCATATTTTGTTCATTCTCATTCAATTTTAcattcaaatatttgatattaatgcATTTCTTCATCATCacaaaattatatgtaaatgatgtatGCATTCATATTCTTAATCCTTTGCTTTATATGATAAgatttaattgtatataattacacaaccaatatgatatttaagagtgtgacgtttGGATGactgtacactgtcaccttcatcagacttaTGACCAATGTGAAGCATATATATACTAGCACTGtcttatatgtacatgtaatgtcCAAAATAGTAAAAGATTTGATCTACATTTGTACTCTGACAATGTTTCGTCTTAATCATGATCCTATTGACACCAAGTTTGAAAATGGTGTGTcgaaatggtaaaaataaaatagaatcaaacaATGCAAGTGTACGAGacgatatataatatactatatatgtactgtaATCGAATCGGCAACACTTTGTTTGTCATAGAAGTGCCAGAGTCTGTGAGATTTAATGAACCAATATCTTAGCTACACCAAATGGTGTTGGagattttcacattttcatatattttctgTCCCTataaaaaaactgtttttagcGCCCCTGTACACCCCCACTTCATCTGCCCCATAATTGTCAACATTGTAATAGAGGGGTTAAGAAGAAATTGTGTCAGGGCAAGAGAAAACTTGCGTTATACCCTACTCAACCCAAGCCAagcacagggacatgttacaataataatacatgaaatgactaaaaatgtatgtatacagtagtgttgttattactttttttaatcGTTTCATGTATTATGATTGTAATGTGCCCCTATGAGCCAATAAAGACCTCCAGTGGGCGTGACCTAATCTATTTTTTgactagtgtgatgtcagtcTGATTGCTGTTATTAGATGATGGAATGTGCAATTAACTGCTTTGGACGTCAAAAGCATATAAGGAAAAGAAAGCACATGTTTTGatgagagagagaaaaagaagaagaaaaaagtgtCAGTGTAGTATATTCtagatgtttgtttgaaaattGGAATCTTAGGTACATATGTAGGCCAGGGTGTTCTCCTTGAAACTGCTCCCACAGGATGCAAACAGTTTTAACATTGCCGGGATGACTTTTGTGCACTGCTCCCTGACTGACTGCAGTATAACCAGTGGATGATTGTCGGATTGTTTAAATGAGTAAATACGTCACATGTTAAAATCGAACAAAACGGTGAATAAATTAAACGGGAGACACACTTTGACGAGCCAAACTCCTCTTGAAGCTGCCGCAACATCCACATCTTTAGGAACGTGTGCCCGTTCTATGTCTTGCATGGTGCCgcttttgtgtatatatgtgtggaACTCTCCTGTCCTATCAGATTGGAACTCTCCTATTTACGAAGATTTGTTGTTAGTCTACTTCCTGTTTATTTCATTCGGCATTACTTGGCGGGAAATATATTCTGGAAACACTGGTATTGTATGTttcaatgtatatgttaaaaACGACGCCTTTAACTCTAAGAacacattaaaatgtattgaaataaaacaattaataacGTTAATGTAAATTCAACAGTTTTCTCTTCGTGTGTATTGCAGAATACTGTACGAGAAAGAAAGGCAGTATGCATGCATTTTTGAAAGGAGGCAGTGCTGCTTTAGAAAGAGCCAAGGAGAAATCAGCTTCTTCCAGTGCTGATAAAGAAGAACAATCTAAAAAGACCAGACAGGTTCCGTGGGTTGAAAAATAGTAAGTACATCCAAAAGATCATCACTGTCGTATTAAACAACGCTGACACTCGCTGTAATCGGGTCGGGGAAACCCCGAGATCGGCGTATAATACCTCGATCGGCCTATTTAAcgttatacaaatacaaaaattaaatttatttgagTGCGGGAAAGAACTGAAAACAGATGCGGTCTAGGACCTATATGGcctatgttataatgatggtagTGTTACTACGGCGGCGATTGTAACATCAAGTTTCTAAGTAGCCACTGCTTCCATTAAACATATTTCagcaaaatattatttattttgtcataaatTCATGCGACTTGgatagaaatttaaaaaaagatgagtttaaattgatttgagctatttttagtaacaaatccaTACCTCAATCGGCGTATAATAGGCCGATCGAGGTATTATACGCCGATCTCGGGGTTTCCCCGACCTGGTAATTGGGGGATCCAGTTTCAGAAGTATCAATCAAATCGGTTTATTTTGTATAGTGatgattgtatttaaattaGATGGTgtcaaaaacatataaaaagacGTCAGTCTTGGTCCAAAGAGTCAAATATCATTTTTGGGGTAAAAAAACATACTTTCAAGCCAAGGGTCTTTACTAGTCCTATAATATAAGCTTCGAAGGTTCATATCGTGATTTTTTCATTATCAGATATtcacatttttgttatttgtcgaACCTCAAAGTCATATCGATAGTTGCGTATTATACCCAAGTTGGTGGTTTTCCCCAAAGTGAATATGTGCATAAATATTGCccataaaaataattgaaagtTGCACTGTGTGACTGTTCTATATTAGTCACATTATAGTAATTGTGACAATAgatactagccacaatatataccacatggCTAGAGATAATATCTCTTTTAATTAGCTCAATTGGTTCAGCAAATGACtggtaagccagaggtccctaATGTAATTAATTGATCATGCACTTTGTTACATTGACCGTGCCGGCATGCCAGCATGTGCATAAGAAAGCGAACCTAACACTGTGGTTctttcaattgtcaaatttttTATTGCAGATAAAAATCGAACATTTTAAAGAACTATTATTTTGTgctatatagatgttttatgCACAAATTACCTGGATTTTTGATGATACCTcttgtatacacctgtacccACGGCAGGTTTGTCTGGATTTCTACAATTTACTATATTATGTCTCCACTCCCCCATATTGACATTGACTGTGAGTTTATTTATAGTTGGATGTGAATTGTCAAAAGAGAGATAATGAAAGCAGCAACCAGTCTGGGATTTTAACCCAAGGACTCTTAACACTAGACATATTGAATTGCATTATTCACTAGATTGACTAGTTTAGTACATACTTGGTTTGTTGTAACTTGGCTATTTTGTTGATGCCAGATACATTATATCTAACTACACTTTTCAGCCGACCTCGGAGTGTGGATGACGTAGCTTACCAAGATGAAGTAGTGGCGGTCCTTAAGAAGTCTTTACAGTGTTCTGATGTAAGACCTGTAATCAATCAAGAACTGTCAAATGCTTAAGACTCACtgtattttcaaattattgatTATGATAAGTTCTCAGTGTTTTTCCTGGTTATTTTTGAAATCACCAAGTGGGAATTTTATGTGCAgcaaaattgtaaataaagtATAAGGAGGAAAGTGGGATTTTATATATTGCTGGATTTTAccatcacacaaaaaaaaataccagattttacatttaataaaGATTCTTGGGATCTAAGGACATATGAAACTGAAATAATGTAGCTAGTGCTAGTTGCATATGAAAGTCAGATTTGGATGTACCTTACCAAAAATTTGTGAGTGTATGTTTGTGGTTTCCAGCTGCCGAACCTCCTTTTCTATGGTCCCCCTGGTACAGGTAAAACTTCAACTATTCTTGCTGCTGCCAGAGATTTGTTTGGGTAAGTTTACAGATCTTACACTAAGACCttgaaaatggaaattattttcACTGAAGTTGCAGGAGATGTATTTGTtatgttgtttttaaatactTATCCCATATATGTgcagtttatttatttaatttttttttttttgaaaacaaaatataaaaaggtACCTGTGTATTATGCACAAGTACAAACTTTAGTCAgcatttattgcattttgagaaaTGTTACTTTTCAATGAGATTTTGATCTTGTTCCTGTATCAGGCTTAATGTTATAAATAATGATGAAAGTCTAGATCTGAACACCAGATATCCGTTGGGTTTTATAAAAACCTACCTATTTTCCTTTGGAGAAaggttttaaaattgatatacCCGCCGGGTTGGTATTATTATGGTCCCATTATCCaatttctggatttttttttggcACTGAAGCTTCCTCCAATGCCACAGGTTAACCATTGaatgtaaaataatgaaaaaaaaatattttgttaaaatccaGGCCAGAAATGTTCAAAAATAGAGTTTTGGAGTTGAATGCTTCTGACGAGAGAGGAATTGGCGTGGTTCGAGATAAGGTGAAGAGGTTTTCACAGCAAACAGCCAGCGGTACACGACCAGAGTATGTATGAGATGTACAGCAAAGTTTTCCAGTGTCTAATGTTTCTATAATAATTTGAATCTGAAATATATGTCAATTAATGTTGGTCTGGtaaattaatatctatataagACCGTCAGTGCACCATTCCACATATCACACTCCACATCTCACATTCCACATATCACACTCCACATATCACACTCCACATCTCACACTCCACATCCCAAACTCCACATCTCACACTCCACATCTCACACTCCACATATCACATTCCACATATCACACTCCACATCTCACACTCCACATCTCACACTCCACATCTCACATTCCACATATCACACTCCACATCTCACATTCCACATATTACACTCCACATCTCACACTCCACATCTCACATTCCACATATTACACTCCACATCTCACATTCCACATCTCACACTCCACATCTCACACCTGACAATGCCATCTTATACCTCCCTCTGGGCCATTTCCAGGTTATTTTAGTGtccaaaaaatgaaataaaattgaattataGATTTTCCAAGATACTGTGTAATTGAGATTTAAACCCAAAATAATGGTTTTTCTGTCAACAAACTTTTCATGTTTCAGTGGCAAACCGTGCCCGCCATTTAAAATCATTATCCTGGATGAAGCTGATTCCATGACTTCTCCTGCACAGGTATGCTACAAATTCAAAGGTCGACAGGAAACACTTCATTAGGATTATATTTCACCCTTCCTAAATAACAAATTATTCTCTCATTCCTTATTTCCAACGTCACAAATAACTATTTTTCTTTTGAATGTATGCGTAAAGACAGTGAGCCCAAcatgggaaaccattcaatggTCCAATTTATTGGAGAGcgttgtttatatgttttgCCTATAGGATAACCGTATTGATTTTCTTTTGAATGTTTATAGTCAAATTTCACAAAATGCAATTTGCTTTTGATGGATTTACAATTACAAGCTCATTAATCCTGTGATGGAGACCGAAAGcataaaataatattcatattttatacatatattatacataggcataaaatattatacatatattatacatatattatacataggCATACAagattatagatatatttccaGTGACATTCCAGAAAAAGTAGGAAATGTCTGTCAGTAAATTTTATGAAAGGCTGTCCATAGACAGTGAATCTTTCAATAAAATGACCAAAAGAGTTTGCACAAAAACTATAGGATCCGTAGAGTTAGCAGATTCATGTTTAGCACAGGCCTTgagaaagccttgaatttcactttggaccttgaaaagccttgaatttcattctggaccttgaaaagccttgaaaatcTGTCTACAGCCTTGAAAAATTCTTGAATATTAAGGACTCATTCGGAGAAGTGAAACCCTGGCCACTGATCATTTGGATTCAACTTTGTCTATATATGCTACCTCCCCTACAGACGTTAATAATTAccatgtcaaattttattttaatcaagtggatagttataaaaaaatttttggttCTGTTGTTCCCTCTCAAGTTGACTTAGATGACGGGTAAAATGGGCCTTTGAAATTTGATTAGgacattgaaaaagccttgaaaaggTGTTGAATATGGTTCGACATAATCCGTATTAACCCTGAGGTTAGGCCTCCGAGGTAATCAGGCTTTATATTAATGGTATAATTCAtataaaacttttgtttttgttgattgtTATAGGCCGCTCTAAGAAGAACAATGGAGAAAGAAACCAAGACAACACGATTTTGTCTGATCTGTAATTACGTCAGCCGAATCATAGAGCCTATCGCTTCCAGGTGTGCCAAGTTCCGTTTTAAACCATTGTCCGAGGATACGCTGACAAAGAGGTTAAAGGGCATCTGTGACAAGGAAAGCATCAGCTGCGATGACGAGGTATTTCCTTATAAGGATAAAGGGGATATTGGAAGATTTTCTGCGGAATATTACACTGAAATCATTGATGTTTATGTCATAaatgttttacttttaaaatacCTGGTTAGAGTCGTAACTGTTCATATAAAGGGATTCCGATCAGTGAACCTGATACACAAGTGTTTTAAACATTGAATATGGTACATTTGTGCTTGGAACATTAGTTTTAGTatgattaattaaaaattatttttaattgtttttacaaGGGGATCAAGGCTCTGCTAAGAACATCTGAAGGAGATTTGAGAAAGGCTATCACATATCTACAAAGTGCTTCAAGGCTTAAAACAGAGGAAACTATTACAGAGGCTGACATCAACGAAATAGCAGGGGTAAGTCAGACATAGCAGGGGTAAGTCAGAAATAGCAGGGGTGAGTCAGACATAGCAGGGGTGAGTCAGACATAGCAGGGGTGAGTCAGACATAGCGGGGGTGAGTCAGATATAGCAGTGGTAAGTCAGAAATAGCAGTGGTAAGTTAGACATAGCAGGGGTGAGTTAGAAATAGCAGGGGTGAGTTAGAAATAGCAGGGGTGAGTTAGAAATAGCAGGGGTGAGTCAGACATAGCAGGGGTGAGTCAGACATAGCAGGGGTGAGTCAGAAATAGCAGGGGTGAGTCAGACATAGCAGGGGTGAGTTAGAAATAGCAGGGGTGAGTTAGAAATAGCAGGGGTGAGTCAGACATAGCAGGGGTGAGTCAGACATAGCAGGGGTGAGTCAGATATAGCAGGGTAAGTCAGAAATAGCAGTGGTAAGTTAGACATAGCAGGGGTGAGTCAGACATAGTAGGGGAAGTGAGGCATAGTAGGGGAAGTGAGGCATAGCAGGAGTGAGTTAGAAATAGCAGGGGTGAGTTAGAAATAGCAGGGGTGAGTTAGACATAGTAGGGGTGAGTTAGAAATAGTGGGGGTACGTTAGAAATGGCAGGGGTGAGTTAGAAATAGTGGGGGTGAGTTAGAAATGGCAGAGTTGAGTTAGCAATAGCAGGGTTGAGTCAGTaacctaggggttgacagagaaatcacaccctggggttgacagagaaatcaaacCCTGGGGactgacagagaaatcacaacctAGGGGGTGACAAAGAATTCACACTCTCGGGCCTAGCAGaaaaatcacaccctagggggtgacagagaaatcataccctagggactgacagaaatcataccctagggggtgaTGAGAAAAATCATAACCTAGGGGGGCATAGAAAttacaccctagggggtgacagagaaataaCACCCTAGAGGTTGACAGAggaatcataccctagggggtgaTGAGAGAAATCAGACTCTTTTATTTAGcagtgacagagaaatctttgACAGTGATCTGTCTCTCTTAGTAAGGTTTCTTTAAtgatatgatttatataattgCACTAATATATTCATAGTTTACAATATCTGTAATCAACTTTGATGGATGATTTGCAGGTTGTTCCTGACCAGACCTTGGACGACTTGATTGTAGTGTGTAGCTCGGACTCGTACGAG
It includes:
- the LOC117342063 gene encoding replication factor C subunit 4-like isoform X1; protein product: MHAFLKGGSAALERAKEKSASSSADKEEQSKKTRQVPWVEKYRPRSVDDVAYQDEVVAVLKKSLQCSDLPNLLFYGPPGTGKTSTILAAARDLFGPEMFKNRVLELNASDERGIGVVRDKVKRFSQQTASGTRPDGKPCPPFKIIILDEADSMTSPAQAALRRTMEKETKTTRFCLICNYVSRIIEPIASRCAKFRFKPLSEDTLTKRLKGICDKESISCDDEGIKALLRTSEGDLRKAITYLQSASRLKTEETITEADINEIAGVVPDQTLDDLIVVCSSDSYEKLDAGIQGLINDGHSASQVITQMHEKLIEKEDLSDKQKAVVFEKLAVVDKCLMDGADEYLQLMALFTTIMHQVCHG
- the LOC117342063 gene encoding replication factor C subunit 4-like isoform X2, yielding MHAFLKGGSAALERAKEKSASSSADKEEQSKKTRQVPWVEKYRPRSVDDVAYQDEVVAVLKKSLQCSDLPNLLFYGPPGTGKTSTILAAARDLFGPEMFKNRVLELNASDERGIGVVRDKVKRFSQQTASGTRPDGKPCPPFKIIILDEADSMTSPAQAALRRTMEKETKTTRFCLICNYVSRIIEPIASRTSEGDLRKAITYLQSASRLKTEETITEADINEIAGVVPDQTLDDLIVVCSSDSYEKLDAGIQGLINDGHSASQVITQMHEKLIEKEDLSDKQKAVVFEKLAVVDKCLMDGADEYLQLMALFTTIMHQVCHG